DNA from Nitrospira sp.:
CCAGCGCCTGTTCTTTGGAGACGAAGACCAGCGACGCAATCGCTCGATCAGCCTTCAGCTGCTGTTCGATCTCGGCCGTCGCCTGACCGGTCACGTCGTCATGCAGGTACACCATGACCTGGATGTCCTGTTCGAGGGACAGGGCCATGGCCCGCAGGTTCACATAGAGCAGTAAGAAGACCCCGACGCAGGCGAACGTGAAGGCGGTCGTCGCCACTGCGACCATCGTAGTCGTCCGATTCGTCAACACATTGGCCAACGCCTCCTGGAACAGGTACCGGAGGCGTCTCATGAACCCACCCGTTCGTACGACACTACCTTGCCCTGCTCCAAGGTGATCACCCGGCGATTGACCTGGGCCAGCACATTGGGATCGTGCGTCGCCACCATGACGGTGGTGCCCCGGGCGTTGATCGACTTGAACAGTTCGATGATTTCGCTCGTCAACTCGGGGTCTAAATTTCCCGTCGGCTCATCGGCCAACAGTACGATCGGTCCATTGACGATCGCGCGGGCGATGCAAACCCTCTGTTGCTCGCCGGTAGAGAGGCCGGTGGGAAACAGATCTTTTTTGTGGTCCAATCCGACCGCCCGCAGCGTTTCCGTCACCTTGCGCTTGATTTCGCCGGTCGAGACGCCTTGGACCAGGAGGGGCAACGATACGTTGTCGAAGACGGTTTTTTTGGGCAAGAGGCGGAAGTCCTGCAACACGACACCGACCTTCCGGCGCAGGGCCGGAATTTCAGACGGTCGCAACTTCGACAGGCTGCGGCCCTGCACGAAAATCTGCCCTTCATCGGGCCGTTCCGCCCCGATCAACAACTTGAGCAACGTCGACTTGCCGGCCCCGCTCGGCCCCATCAAGAGAATGAACTCCCCCTTCTCGATTTCAAGGGTGATGTCGGAAAGCGCCGGCCGGCGGTCGTAATATTTTGAGACGTGAAAGAGTTGAATCATGGATGGCGGCGACGACCACGACCGGGCCGGGGATTGCGGTTCAAAGTCTCCTTCGCTCGGCACCGCCCGAATCGAGTGGGCGGGTCAGGAGGCCGTTTCTCATCCTACCATCGCAGATCATCCCCTGCGACGTCGAATGCATTCGCAATATGCTGCACAACCTCGCCCACCCCCCCGCCGTCTTGAATCAGCACAACGTCGAAGCGACAGGCACGATCCCTGATCCGATGTTGCGCGAGGTATTGAGCCGCCAGTTGAATCAACTTGGCACGTTTGCGCGCATCAACCGCCTCGATGGCGCCGCCGAAGGTCTCGGTCCGCCGCCGCTTCACTTCGACGAACACCAACACCCCCTGATCATCGGCGACCAGATCCAGTTCACCCAGCGCCGAGCGTACATTCCTGCCAAGAATTCGAAATCCCTGCCGACGAAGGTAGGCCTCGGCTCGGCCCTCCCCCTCGTCTCCTACCGTACGGCGTTGGTCGCGCATCGGTTGCCGCAGGCCGTCAGACATGGCCGGCGGACAAGCGGAACGCCGCCGGGCTGCTCGGTACGAGTTGGAGGACGGGAGCGAAACTGCAGCGGTGAATCGCACAGGGCCCGTGCTGTCGGAGCAGGCGAAGATGGTCCGGAGTCCCGTACCCCTTGTGTTCGGCAAAATTGTATTGGGGATACCAGCGGTGATACTCGACCATCAGTCGGTCACGCACCACCTTGGCGACGATCGATGCCGCCGCAATGGAACAGGACAACCCATCGCCCTTGATAATCGGTCGTTGAGGAATGGAGAGCCCCGGAAGGGTCACGGCATCCAACAAGAGGAAATCCGGCTGCAGCTGAAGTGCCTGGAGCGCCCGCCGCATCGCCAGCCGGGTCGCATGGAGGATATTCAGGCGGTCGATCTCTCCCTCCGTCGCAGCGCCGATGCCGACGGCCGTCGCCCGCCGCACGATTTCGCCGAACAACCGGACGCGCTCCGATTCACCGACCTGTTTGGAATCATTCAACCCGAGCAAGCGACAGCGCCGCGGCAACAGCACGGCCGCCGCGACGACGGGACCGGCCAGGGGCCCACGTCCGGACTCATCGAGACCGGCGATACGGCGGTATCCACAGTATCGGGCCTCCACCTCAAACTCTTCGGTGGGACCTCCTGTCGTCGGGTTCGGAGTACCAACCAAACGTGGGCCTCTGTCTTGGCATCAATCGGAATACAAACCAAAGAGTCGACTAGGCCTTTGTGGCAGCGACGGCTTCCGCCGCCTCAGCCTTGGCGGTAGCCTGAGCTTTGTTTTCGGCCGTAAACTCACGGTCTTCCACCTTGGCAAACTTACCCTTCTTGGTGCGCAGGTAGTATAGCTTGGCGCGACGGACGCGGCCCTGACGAACCACGTCGACCTTGGCCACATTGGGCGAATGGATCGGAAACGTCCGCTCCACCCCGACGCCGTAGGACAGTTTGCGCACCGTAAAGGTTTCGCTGTTGAGCGTCCCTTTTCTGGCGATGACCGCCCCTTCGTACACCTGAATGCGTTCTTTCTCTCCCTCGACCACCTTCACATGCACACGAACGGTATCCCCGATCTCAAACTTGGGCACCGTCTTCTTGGTTAAGGATCGCTGGATCCGTTCTAGCCGATTCATGGTCTTCTCCTTCCTTCTCTCAACGACCTGGTACCTGTACCAGACTCTCTTGCATCACTTCGCTCAACAATCGCCGATCTTCCGATCCGAGTTCACGATCCCGCAGCAGATCTGGCCGCTTCAGATAGGTATTCCGCAACGCCTCCTTGCGTCGCCACAGCCGAATCGCCTCATGGTGGCCCGACACCAGCACTTCCGGAACCGCCATCCCGCGTACCTCCGCCGGCCTGGTGTAGTGCGGATACTCCAGTAATCCATCGGTAAAGGATTCTTCCGCCGCCGACGCCGCATCGCCCAACACGCCAGGAATCAACCGGGCCGCCGCATCGATCATGACCAAAGCCGGCAACTCTCCGCCGGTGAGCACATAATCGCCGACCGAGATTTCCTCCGGCTGCAATGCCAGCCGCACCCGCTCATCGATCCCTTCGTAGTGCCCGCAAAGAAACAGGATCGGCCGCGTTTCCTGCGCCAACTCCTGCGCCAGTTCCTGCGTAAACTGCCGCCCTTGCGGAGACGGCACGATCACCCGCATTGTCGTGCCGGGATCAGACGTCCCGTAGGCGGCGTTCAAGGCCTCGACGGCCAGCAGAATCGGCTCGGCCTTCATGACCATCCCGGCCCCGCCGCCGTACGGCACATCATCGGCCGTCCTGTGTCGGTCATAGGTATGGTCGCGCAGGTTCTGAACGGACACCTCCAGCAACCCCTTCTCTTGGGCTCGCTTGAGGATACTCTGCCCCAGAACCGGGGACACCATCTCCGGGAACAATGTCATGACCGCACATCGCATCTTACAGGTCTCCGAACCCTTCCGGCAGCCTGACCGTCATCACTCGCCCTGCCACGTCTACCGCCACCACAACCTGTTTCGCTGCCGGAATCAACAGCTCTTTTCCCTCCTGCCTGACCGCGAAAATTCGGTTGTCGGACAGGTTCCAGACCTGCTCCAAACGGCCGAGCACCACACCTGCTTCATCCTGCACGACCATGCCGATCAGATCACATTCATAGTACTGATCGGCCGGCAAGGCCGGCGAATCTCCGCGCAGAACCTGTATCAGTCCACCGCGGAACTCGGCGACCTGCTCCGGTGTCGTGAAGGCTCCGAAGCCCATGATCAACGTCGGCCCGCCGGACCGCACATGGGTCACCAGGGTATCGAGGGTCTTCCCGCCGGGCGAGACAATCGTCACTTCCCGAAGCGCATCGAACCGTCCCGGTACGTCACTGAGGGAACGAACACGCGCCTCGCCCCGGACCCCGAA
Protein-coding regions in this window:
- a CDS encoding LSU ribosomal protein L19p yields the protein MNRLERIQRSLTKKTVPKFEIGDTVRVHVKVVEGEKERIQVYEGAVIARKGTLNSETFTVRKLSYGVGVERTFPIHSPNVAKVDVVRQGRVRRAKLYYLRTKKGKFAKVEDREFTAENKAQATAKAEAAEAVAATKA
- a CDS encoding UPF0102 protein YraN, producing the protein MRDQRRTVGDEGEGRAEAYLRRQGFRILGRNVRSALGELDLVADDQGVLVFVEVKRRRTETFGGAIEAVDARKRAKLIQLAAQYLAQHRIRDRACRFDVVLIQDGGGVGEVVQHIANAFDVAGDDLRW
- a CDS encoding Cell-division-associated, ABC-transporter-like signaling protein FtsE, whose product is MIQLFHVSKYYDRRPALSDITLEIEKGEFILLMGPSGAGKSTLLKLLIGAERPDEGQIFVQGRSLSKLRPSEIPALRRKVGVVLQDFRLLPKKTVFDNVSLPLLVQGVSTGEIKRKVTETLRAVGLDHKKDLFPTGLSTGEQQRVCIARAIVNGPIVLLADEPTGNLDPELTSEIIELFKSINARGTTVMVATHDPNVLAQVNRRVITLEQGKVVSYERVGS
- a CDS encoding 16S rRNA processing protein RimM — protein: MTDQSELVTIGRIERSFGVRGEARVRSLSDVPGRFDALREVTIVSPGGKTLDTLVTHVRSGGPTLIMGFGAFTTPEQVAEFRGGLIQVLRGDSPALPADQYYECDLIGMVVQDEAGVVLGRLEQVWNLSDNRIFAVRQEGKELLIPAAKQVVVAVDVAGRVMTVRLPEGFGDL
- a CDS encoding tRNA (guanine(37)-N(1))-methyltransferase, which gives rise to MRCAVMTLFPEMVSPVLGQSILKRAQEKGLLEVSVQNLRDHTYDRHRTADDVPYGGGAGMVMKAEPILLAVEALNAAYGTSDPGTTMRVIVPSPQGRQFTQELAQELAQETRPILFLCGHYEGIDERVRLALQPEEISVGDYVLTGGELPALVMIDAAARLIPGVLGDAASAAEESFTDGLLEYPHYTRPAEVRGMAVPEVLVSGHHEAIRLWRRKEALRNTYLKRPDLLRDRELGSEDRRLLSEVMQESLVQVPGR
- a CDS encoding Ribonuclease HII translates to MVGTPNPTTGGPTEEFEVEARYCGYRRIAGLDESGRGPLAGPVVAAAVLLPRRCRLLGLNDSKQVGESERVRLFGEIVRRATAVGIGAATEGEIDRLNILHATRLAMRRALQALQLQPDFLLLDAVTLPGLSIPQRPIIKGDGLSCSIAAASIVAKVVRDRLMVEYHRWYPQYNFAEHKGYGTPDHLRLLRQHGPCAIHRCSFAPVLQLVPSSPAAFRLSAGHV